One Clostridium sp. CM027 genomic window carries:
- a CDS encoding FAD/NAD(P)-binding protein, whose translation MSCNCNVHEHKHVNPLMPELAEIVDIREETHDVTTFRVTKPGGGKSFEHMPGQCAMISVPPLGEAIFSITSSPTEKGYMEFSVKRCGVVTEYLHGLEVGSEIGIRGPYGNNFPVEDELKGKDLLFIGGGIGLAPIRSVINYVMDNRDDYGKVDILYGARTPGDLVQTKDIFENWPSRSNTDVYLTVDREVEGWEGHVGFVPSYIKEIGFSTNKVALVCGPPIMIKFVLQTLEEMGFKKDQVYTTLELKMKCGVGKCGRCNIGDKYVCKDGPVFRCDEIDQLPDEY comes from the coding sequence ATGAGCTGCAATTGTAATGTACATGAACATAAACATGTAAATCCTTTAATGCCAGAACTAGCTGAAATAGTGGACATTAGGGAAGAAACACACGATGTAACTACATTTAGGGTTACAAAACCTGGTGGTGGAAAATCATTTGAACATATGCCAGGTCAATGTGCGATGATTTCGGTTCCTCCACTTGGAGAAGCGATTTTCTCAATCACTTCTTCTCCAACAGAAAAGGGTTATATGGAGTTTAGTGTAAAAAGATGTGGAGTAGTTACAGAATATCTACATGGTTTGGAAGTTGGGAGTGAAATAGGTATTAGAGGACCATATGGAAATAATTTCCCGGTAGAGGATGAGCTAAAAGGAAAAGATCTTCTTTTCATCGGTGGGGGTATAGGACTAGCACCCATTCGTTCCGTTATAAACTATGTAATGGATAATCGAGACGATTATGGAAAGGTAGATATTTTATATGGAGCAAGAACGCCTGGAGATCTTGTCCAGACAAAAGACATCTTTGAAAATTGGCCATCAAGGTCTAATACAGACGTTTATTTGACGGTTGATCGAGAAGTCGAGGGATGGGAAGGACATGTAGGATTTGTTCCCAGTTATATTAAAGAGATTGGATTTAGCACAAATAAAGTGGCTTTGGTATGTGGACCGCCTATTATGATTAAATTTGTTCTTCAAACGCTTGAAGAAATGGGATTTAAGAAGGATCAGGTATACACCACATTGGAATTAAAGATGAAATGTGGCGTAGGGAAATGCGGACGTTGTAACATCGGAGATAAATATGTGTGTAAAGATGGTCCTGTATT